The Arthrobacter oryzae DNA window AACTGGGCCTTCGGATCTGAGCCCGATTCACCACCGGCGGCCACGAAGAACTGGTACAGCCGTTCGGTGACTTCCTTGAACTTGGCGGTGCCCTGCTCGTCGAACTGGATGTTCACGGCCCACTCGTTGGTGACGGCACCCTGGGCACCCTGCTGCAGCTGGAAGGAGGAGGACTTGATGTTGGAGCCCTTGACTTCCACCGGACCCAGAATGTACTTGATGGCCGGGGACGTGGCCGTTGCCGGTTCACAGGTCACCAGCGGCTTGGCGGGGTCAGAGCGCTCCTGCTTGTCCTGCGACGGGTTGTCGCAGTCGAGGGTCTCGAACTTCTTGTACACCTCGGCCGTGACCCAGTTGACGTCGCTGCTGTTGGTCGGTTCGGCCGTCGGCTTGGGGAGCTGGTCGTCCGGCGTCAGGGATTCCGTAGGCACTGCGGCACCGGGACCGGCCTGGAGCACCGGCCGGAAGTTCATGTCGGCCGAGGCCTGGATGAGGGCGCGGGTCTCCTTGGAAGGCGTACCGGGGAGGCTGACCACCACATTGCGGCCGGACTGCGTGCTGATTTCGGCTTCCGCCACGCCTGAACCGTCCACGCGCTGGCGAATGATCGCAACGGCCTGATTGAGCTGATCCTCGTTGATGTCCGAACCGCCCTCGACCTTGGGCGCCAGGATCATCTGGGTTCCGCCCTCAAGGTCAAGTGCAAGCTTTGGTGCCCAGCTGGCCTGGCCGGAAATGGAGCCGCCGGCGAGCACGGCAGTCATGACGGCGAGGATAACGCCGAGCCAGACCAGCACCCTGAGTGCTGAGTTTTTGGGGCCAGTACGTGCCATTGTCGATCTTTCTATTGTTTACGGAGGAGCCGCCGGGGTGAGCTTGGCTCACACACCGGCGGCAGCCCGCGGCCGTCGTTCGTTCTACTTAGCGGGACTTGGCGGGAACGCCGGACTAGCTGTCTTTCTTGCCTTCGTCGTTGAGACGCTTCAGCGATTCTTCGGGCGTCTCGTTGACGGCGTCAGTGCGGACAGCCTCGGTGCGGTTGACGGCGTCGGTGCGGTCGGCGTCGTGCCCGGTCAGGGACGAGGCGTCGTCCGGAACAACGGTGGGCTCTTCGGCAGCAACAACCGGCTCAACGATCTTGGTGACGGCCTGGCGGTGCACGGTGGCCAGGTTGCCCGGGGACAGTTCGATGACGACCTTGTTTTCGTCCTCGTCGATGGAGACGATGCGGCCGTAGAGACCGAAGCTCGTCATGACCTCGACGCCCGGTGCGAACTGCGACTGAAGCGTTGCCTGCTGCTGCTGGGTCTTCTTGTTGCGGCGGAACATCATGAAGATGAAGACTCCGAGCATCACGAAGAGCAGGATGGTCATGATGTCGATGCCGCCGCCGGCCTGCGGCTGGGCCTGGGCAGTAATGTGTCCGAACACAGGAAGTTTCCGTTCTGTACTTGCGTAGCTGGTTGACAGCAACGTCGGCTTCATTTCGGCCCGCCCGGCAGGAAATTCATGCCCGGCCATCGGCGGCCGGAGCCGCCCACAGAAACAAAGGCCCGAACGTGCCGAGCGTCATCCCAGTCTAAAGGGAAAGTCAGCCGGACGCTGCTATTGGCCGTTCGGAAGCCACTCCGCCACCGGTTCCACGCCGAGGTCTTCCGCGTCGAACAGCGTCAGCGCCTCCTGGCCGAACACGCCGTCCGGAACCGCATAGCCCAGGTGCGTCCAGGCCGGAGCCATGGCGATCCGGCCACGGGGCGTTCGCCCCAGAAGCCCCTCGCGGACAAGGAACGGCTCCGCGACGGTTTCCACTGTTTCCGGTTCCTCGCCCACGGCAATGGCCAGGGTGGACAGTCCCACCGGGCCGCCGCCGAACTTGGTGATCAGGGCTTCGAGGACGGAGCGGTCCAGACGGTCAAGCCCCCGCTTGTCCACTTCATACATGTCCAGCGCGGCGGACGCCGCCCGCGCGTCGATTTGTTCGATGCCGTGGACCAGTGCCCAGTCGCGGACGCGGCGAAGGAGGCGGTTCGCGATTCGGGGCGTGCCCCGGGACCGGCCCGCGATTTCGCTGAACCCCGCCGAGTTGACCTTCAGGTCCAACAGACCGGCCGACCGCCTCAGGACCAGCTCCAGTTCCTCGACTGAGTAGAATTCCAGGTGCCCCGTGAAGCCGAACCTGTCCCGCAGCGGGCCGGGCAAAAGCCCGGCGCGGGTGGTGGCGCCCACGAGCGTAAAGGGCGGCAGCTCGAGTGGAATTGCCGTGGCTCCCGCCCCCTTGCCCACCACGATGTCCACCCGGAAATCTTCCATAGCCATGTACAGCATTTCCTCTGCCGGCCGGGACATGCGGTGGATTTCGTCAAGGAAAAGGACTTCACCCTCGGACAGCGAGGAAAGGATGGCTGCCAGGTCGCCGGCGTGCTGGATGGCCGGACCGCTGCTGATCCGCAGTGGAGCATTCATCTCGGCCGCGATGATCATGGACAACGTGGTCTTGCCGAGTCCGGGCGGGCCGGAGAGCAGGACATGGTCGGCGCTGCGTCCGCGCATCCGCGATGCTTCCAGCACCAGCGACAGCTGTTTGCGGACACGGTGCTGGCCCACGAAGTCATGCAGGTTCCTGGGCCGGAGGGCCGCCTCGATGACCCGTTCCTCCGGTTCCTCTCCCCCGCCGACCAGGGACGGCTCAGCCACGGGTGCCTACCCTGTTGCCGGCGCGGGCGCCGTCCTGGCCAAGCCACCGCAGAGTGGCCCGCAGGATCTCGGCCACCTGGCCGCCCGCTTCGAGTTCCGGGGAATCCGAGAGCGCTTTGTCGATGCTGGCGGCGGCGTCCTTTTCGGACCAGCCGAGGCTCGTCATGGCTGCCACCACCTGCGGCTTCCACGGCGCGGCGGCTGCTGCTGCGGGCGCTGCCGCCGCGCCGGTCCCGTGCGGCACCAGTTTCCCGGCAAGCTCCAGGACAATCCTTCCAGCGACCTTGGGCCCGATGCCGGGAACCTTCGTGAAGGCCTTGCCGTCGCCGGTATGCGCCGCAACGCGGATCGCTTCGGGGTCGTGGACGGCCAGCACAGCCAGGGCCAGCCGCGGCCCCACGCCGCTCACACTGAGCAGGACATCGAAGACTTCACGTTCGTCGTCGCTGGCGAATCCAAACAGCGTCAGGGAATCCTCGCGCACAATGAGGGACGTGAAGAGCTTGCCTTCCTCGCCGGTGCGCAGCCCGCTGAGGGTCTGGGGTGTGGCGTTTACGCTCATGCCGGCACCGTTGAGGTCGATCACGGCGGAGGACAACCCGACGTGCGCTACGGTTCCGCGGAGAAAACTGATCAAGGCCGGGCTCCTGGGTTACACAAAAAACTGGGTTTACATGAAAATACGGGGTTCCACTAATAACGGCCGGAACAAAACCCGCCATCCGAACATATCTACGAATACCCTAGCAAGTTCCCCGGCTGCACAGCCGGACATTCAGCGTGCCCGGCGCGCCTTGGCTTCCGCCTCGGCCCATGCCCGCTGCGCCGGGGTCAACGCCGAACTGCCCGGTCCCGTGGTAGAGATGGCCGCTCCGCTGCCCGCCCGCCACGCGTGGGTGATGGCCAGCGCCAGCGCATCGGCGGCGTCGGCGGGGCGGGGCGGGGCATCCAGGCGGAGGATCTTGGTGACGAGTTTCGTCACGGCATCCTTGTTGGATGTTCCGCTGCCGGTCACGGCCGCCTTGACTTCCGACGGCGTGTGCAGGGCAACGGGGATGCCGCGCCGGGCGGCGGCGGCAATCACCACGCCGGACGCCTGGGCAACCCCCATCACCGTGCTGACGTTCAGCTGGGAAAACACCCGCTCCACGGCGAGCACGTGGGGTTCGTAGCGGTCCAGCCAGTCATCGATCGACGTGGCGATCAGGAGTAGCCGCTGGTCCAGGCTTTCATCGGGCGACGTGCCCACCACGCCGACGGCCACCATGGTGGCGCGCCTGTTCTTCTCGACGTCCACGACGCCGATGCCGCAACGGGTGAGGCCCGGGTCGACTCCCAATACTCGGAGGGTCAAGGCCGGGCCTCAGTTTCACAGCAGGGCTGTGTGATCACTCGGCTTCCAGTGCGGCCTGCACTTCGTCGCTGAGGTCGGCGTTGCTGTAGACGTTCTGGACGTCGTCGAGCTCTTCCAGGGCGTCCACCAGCTTCATGAACTTCTTGGCGGCATCGAGGTCCAGCGGGACCTCCATGGACGGGACGAACTCAGCTTCATCGGTGTCATAGTCGATCCCGGCGTCCTTGAGGGCGTCGCGGATCGCCTGCAGGTCCTTGGGATCCGAGTGGATTTCCCAGTTGTCTCCGTTGTCCTTGACTTCCTCTGCACCGGCATCGAGCACGGCCATCAGGACGTCGTCCTCGCTGAGTCCGTTCTTGGGCAGCGTGACAACGCCTTTGCGGGAAAAGAGGTAGCTGACCGAGCCGGGATCGGCGATGGTGCCGCCGTTGCGGGAAATGGCGAGCCGGACCTCGGAGGCGGCGCGGTTCTTGTTGTCCGTGAGGCACTCGATCAGCAGGGCCGAACCCTGCGGGCCGCGGCATTCGTACATGATCTCCGTGTAGTCCACCACTTCGCCGGTGAGGCCGGCGCCGCGCTTGATGGCGCGGTCGATGTTGTCCGCGGGAACGGAGGTCTTCTTTGCCTTGGTGACGGCAAGTTCCAAACCGGGGTTGCCGGCGAGGTCAGGGCCGCCCATGCGGGCCGCGACTTCGATGTTCTTGATCAGCTTGGCGAACGACTTTGCCCGGCGGCTATCAAGGATGGCCTTCTTGTGCTTGGTCGTCGCCCATTTGGAGTGGCCTGACATGCTTTACGCTTCTCCTCTGATCATTCGAATAAACAGTTCATGCACGCGCTTCTCCCCCGTCACTTCCGGGTGGAAGGAGGTGGCCAGCAGGTGGCCTGAACGCACTGCAACAATTCTAGCCGTCCCCTGTAGCGCCGCCGCATGCGAGGCGTGCTCCGGATCCGCGGGCTCCACCTGGGCCAAGACCTCCACGCCGGGGCCTGCACGCTCCACCCAGGGACCGCGGATAAACACCGCGTGCACCGGGGCCACCCCCGAACCGGTGTCGCTGAAACCCAGTCCCTTGAATTCAAGATCTGTCTCGAAAGACTCGCGCTGGCGGCCGAACGCGTTACGGCGGACAGTGATGTCCAGTCCGCCGAACGTCTGCTGCGGGTTTCCTTCAAGGTCCGTGGCCGGGTCCGCGATCTCATCGGCGAGCAGGATCATGCCTGCACAGGAGCCGTATACGGGCAGCCCGTCGGCGATCAGTTTCCGCAAGGGATCGGCGACTTCGAAGGCCCGTGCAAGTTTGTCGATAGTGGTGGACTCGCCGCCGGGAATGATCAGGCCGTCAATGCCGTCAAGTTCGGACGGGCGCCGGATTCCGATGCCCGTGGCGCCCATTGCTTCTGCCGCGCGCAGGTGCTCCCGGAAGTCGCCCTGGAGGGCCAGGACACCGATTCGCAGGCCCGCACCCGCGCGGGAGTAGTCCGTGGAAGGGGGGTTGGTCATCCAAACAGCATAGTGCTCCCGGCGCCTGCAGGCTTGCCGGAACGGGTGCTCCCGCCCGGTTCCATGCCGCGACTGGGATATATTACAGAGCATGCTTTACTTCAGCGTTCCGCTCGGCAAGCTCGTCCGCCGGGTCTCCCGGCTCAGGGGCGGAGGCTCTGCCCTCCCCGGCCTCGTGGTGGAGAAAATAGACCCGGGATTCATGCAACGGACACTGTCCACACTCCCCCTGGGCGTCGCCGTCGTGAGCGGGACGAACGGCAAGACCACCACCACCAAAATGGTGGTGGAACTGCTGGAGAGCCAGGGCCTGAAGGTTTTTACGAACCGCACCGGCAGCAACTTCACCCGCGGCGTCGCTGCTGCCCTGCTGGGCGACGTGGACTGGCGTGGGCGCCTGGATGCGGACATCGCGGTGCTGGAGCTGGATGAGGCGCATGCCGTGCACTTCGTCAACAGGGTTCCGCCGCGCTACAGCCTGCTGCTGAACGTCCTCCGCGACCAGCTGGACCGTTTCGGCGAGATCGACAAAACCGCGCAGCTCCTGCAGCACATTGCGTCCAAGACCACCGGAACGGTGGTCCTGAACCGCGAGGATCCGCGCGTCGCCCGCATCGC harbors:
- a CDS encoding YebC/PmpR family DNA-binding transcriptional regulator; translated protein: MSGHSKWATTKHKKAILDSRRAKSFAKLIKNIEVAARMGGPDLAGNPGLELAVTKAKKTSVPADNIDRAIKRGAGLTGEVVDYTEIMYECRGPQGSALLIECLTDNKNRAASEVRLAISRNGGTIADPGSVSYLFSRKGVVTLPKNGLSEDDVLMAVLDAGAEEVKDNGDNWEIHSDPKDLQAIRDALKDAGIDYDTDEAEFVPSMEVPLDLDAAKKFMKLVDALEELDDVQNVYSNADLSDEVQAALEAE
- the ruvA gene encoding Holliday junction branch migration protein RuvA; the encoded protein is MISFLRGTVAHVGLSSAVIDLNGAGMSVNATPQTLSGLRTGEEGKLFTSLIVREDSLTLFGFASDDEREVFDVLLSVSGVGPRLALAVLAVHDPEAIRVAAHTGDGKAFTKVPGIGPKVAGRIVLELAGKLVPHGTGAAAAPAAAAAAPWKPQVVAAMTSLGWSEKDAAASIDKALSDSPELEAGGQVAEILRATLRWLGQDGARAGNRVGTRG
- the pdxT gene encoding pyridoxal 5'-phosphate synthase glutaminase subunit PdxT, with protein sequence MTNPPSTDYSRAGAGLRIGVLALQGDFREHLRAAEAMGATGIGIRRPSELDGIDGLIIPGGESTTIDKLARAFEVADPLRKLIADGLPVYGSCAGMILLADEIADPATDLEGNPQQTFGGLDITVRRNAFGRQRESFETDLEFKGLGFSDTGSGVAPVHAVFIRGPWVERAGPGVEVLAQVEPADPEHASHAAALQGTARIVAVRSGHLLATSFHPEVTGEKRVHELFIRMIRGEA
- the ruvC gene encoding crossover junction endodeoxyribonuclease RuvC, with translation MTLRVLGVDPGLTRCGIGVVDVEKNRRATMVAVGVVGTSPDESLDQRLLLIATSIDDWLDRYEPHVLAVERVFSQLNVSTVMGVAQASGVVIAAAARRGIPVALHTPSEVKAAVTGSGTSNKDAVTKLVTKILRLDAPPRPADAADALALAITHAWRAGSGAAISTTGPGSSALTPAQRAWAEAEAKARRAR
- the ruvB gene encoding Holliday junction branch migration DNA helicase RuvB — encoded protein: MAEPSLVGGGEEPEERVIEAALRPRNLHDFVGQHRVRKQLSLVLEASRMRGRSADHVLLSGPPGLGKTTLSMIIAAEMNAPLRISSGPAIQHAGDLAAILSSLSEGEVLFLDEIHRMSRPAEEMLYMAMEDFRVDIVVGKGAGATAIPLELPPFTLVGATTRAGLLPGPLRDRFGFTGHLEFYSVEELELVLRRSAGLLDLKVNSAGFSEIAGRSRGTPRIANRLLRRVRDWALVHGIEQIDARAASAALDMYEVDKRGLDRLDRSVLEALITKFGGGPVGLSTLAIAVGEEPETVETVAEPFLVREGLLGRTPRGRIAMAPAWTHLGYAVPDGVFGQEALTLFDAEDLGVEPVAEWLPNGQ
- the yajC gene encoding preprotein translocase subunit YajC: MTILLFVMLGVFIFMMFRRNKKTQQQQATLQSQFAPGVEVMTSFGLYGRIVSIDEDENKVVIELSPGNLATVHRQAVTKIVEPVVAAEEPTVVPDDASSLTGHDADRTDAVNRTEAVRTDAVNETPEESLKRLNDEGKKDS